A single window of Sphingobacterium sp. ML3W DNA harbors:
- the pyrF gene encoding orotidine-5'-phosphate decarboxylase, producing MTRAELIQQIKLKKSFLCVGLDTDITKIPTHLLGEEDPIYTFNKAIIEATADLCVAYKPNIAFYESYGIKGWQSLQKTWEALPKDCLSIADAKRGDIGNTSKMYAQAFFDEKQSGLGFDSITIAPYMGNDSVTPFLDFEGKWAIVLALTSNEGSLDFQNFKNSAGLQLFEQVIDKVNTWGTIENLMYVVGATRGEGFVKIREHAPDHFLLVPGVGAQGGSLQDVCQYGMNKDCGLLVNSTRGIIYASKGLDFAEKAREEALKLQQEMEIELIKAGIID from the coding sequence ATGACAAGAGCAGAACTTATTCAGCAGATTAAACTAAAGAAGTCATTTCTTTGTGTTGGTTTGGACACCGATATCACTAAAATACCTACGCATCTTCTAGGAGAGGAGGATCCTATTTATACTTTCAATAAGGCTATTATAGAGGCTACAGCAGATTTATGTGTTGCTTACAAGCCGAATATTGCATTTTATGAAAGTTACGGTATAAAAGGATGGCAATCTTTGCAAAAAACGTGGGAGGCTTTGCCTAAAGATTGCTTGAGCATAGCTGATGCAAAACGTGGTGATATTGGAAATACGTCGAAAATGTATGCACAAGCTTTTTTTGACGAAAAACAATCTGGCTTAGGATTTGATTCCATTACTATCGCTCCTTATATGGGAAATGACTCGGTTACACCATTTTTGGATTTTGAAGGAAAGTGGGCAATTGTATTGGCACTGACATCAAATGAAGGGAGTCTAGATTTTCAGAATTTTAAAAATTCCGCTGGTTTACAGTTGTTTGAACAGGTTATCGATAAGGTAAATACTTGGGGAACGATCGAGAATTTGATGTATGTGGTAGGTGCTACGCGCGGAGAAGGATTTGTTAAAATTCGGGAGCATGCACCAGATCACTTTTTGTTGGTACCAGGTGTTGGTGCTCAAGGAGGATCGCTTCAAGATGTTTGTCAATATGGTATGAATAAGGATTGTGGTCTTTTAGTAAATAGTACTCGGGGTATTATTTATGCTTCAAAAGGTCTTGATTTTGCAGAAAAGGCCAGAGAGGAAGCTTTAAAATTGCAACAAGAAATGGAAATAGAATTGATAAAGGCTGGTATTATTGATTAA
- the panB gene encoding 3-methyl-2-oxobutanoate hydroxymethyltransferase, which produces MSVNKEIKRITTVQVQEMKHRHEKIAMLTGYDFTMAKALDEGGIDIILVGDSAANVFAGYETTLPITLDHMIYHAASVVRGTTRALVLVDLPFGEYQGSVDQAYLSAVRVMKESGAHALKLEGGIEIIDNIKKIINAGIPVCGHLGLTPQAINKFGNFGVRAKEDSEAEKLKADALALQEAGCFAVVLEKIPAKLAAEVSASLTIPTIGIGAGNQCDGQVLVVNDMLGLTKGFKPKFLRQYAQLYQEITGAVEQYVADVKATNYPNDNEQY; this is translated from the coding sequence ATGTCTGTAAATAAAGAAATAAAACGTATCACAACAGTACAAGTGCAGGAAATGAAGCATCGCCATGAAAAAATTGCGATGTTAACAGGTTATGATTTCACAATGGCAAAGGCGCTTGACGAAGGTGGAATCGACATCATTTTAGTAGGAGATTCGGCTGCGAACGTATTTGCAGGTTACGAGACCACCCTTCCTATCACATTAGACCATATGATCTATCATGCCGCTTCTGTCGTACGTGGCACAACAAGAGCTTTAGTTTTAGTGGACCTTCCATTCGGAGAATACCAAGGTAGCGTCGACCAAGCTTATCTCTCTGCAGTACGTGTCATGAAAGAATCTGGAGCACACGCCCTTAAATTGGAAGGTGGCATTGAAATCATTGACAATATCAAAAAAATCATAAACGCTGGAATTCCTGTATGTGGCCATTTAGGATTGACGCCACAGGCAATCAATAAATTCGGAAATTTTGGTGTCCGTGCAAAAGAAGATAGTGAAGCCGAGAAATTAAAAGCAGATGCTTTAGCGCTACAAGAAGCAGGTTGTTTCGCTGTTGTATTGGAAAAAATACCAGCAAAATTAGCAGCCGAAGTTAGCGCCTCGTTAACGATACCAACAATAGGTATTGGAGCTGGTAATCAATGTGATGGACAGGTTTTGGTAGTCAATGATATGCTAGGTTTAACAAAAGGATTTAAACCGAAATTCTTAAGACAATATGCACAACTATATCAAGAAATAACCGGTGCTGTAGAACAATATGTTGCTGACGTAAAAGCAACAAACTACCCAAATGATAACGAACAGTATTAA
- a CDS encoding universal stress protein, which produces MDTNVVKITRILVAVDDEPCSHKAITYAKEMVNKFEASVALVTVTSPTSPASYGADPLLGQQPIIIPEVSEIEQQNAQKYLEQLGKEFDKANEVFLFNRIGSVKEEILATSHEWSADLIVMGSNGRTGFDHFISGSVSEAVIRKATCPVLVVPSKCE; this is translated from the coding sequence ATGGATACCAATGTCGTAAAAATAACAAGAATATTAGTTGCTGTGGACGATGAACCATGTTCACATAAAGCAATCACTTATGCCAAAGAAATGGTTAATAAATTTGAGGCATCGGTCGCTCTAGTAACAGTAACTTCCCCCACCTCACCCGCAAGCTACGGTGCTGATCCATTATTGGGTCAACAGCCCATCATAATACCCGAGGTATCTGAAATAGAACAACAAAATGCTCAAAAATACTTAGAGCAACTGGGAAAAGAATTTGATAAAGCAAATGAAGTTTTCCTATTCAACAGGATAGGATCTGTGAAAGAGGAAATATTAGCCACATCACATGAGTGGTCTGCAGATTTGATTGTAATGGGTTCCAATGGCCGAACTGGCTTCGACCACTTTATATCTGGATCTGTTTCCGAGGCCGTAATTAGAAAAGCAACATGCCCCGTACTTGTAGTACCAAGCAAGTGCGAATAA
- a CDS encoding 1-deoxy-D-xylulose-5-phosphate reductoisomerase, producing MKKKGIAILGSTGSIGTQTLDVVRAFPSHFNVVVLTCASNATLLVAQALEFLPQAVVIINEDLLDFVRSKLSHTSIAVYAGISALEEVVQFEAIDVVLNAIVGAAGLRPTVKAIESGKDIALANKETLVVAGELVMQLASKHQVKMLPVDSEHSAIFQCLAGEEKNPIEKIYITASGGPFRGKDRSFLSSVKKEHALKHPNWVMGAKITIDSASLMNKGLEVIEAKWLFDLEVDQVDVIVHPQSIVHSLVQFQDGSMKAQLGLPDMKLPIQYALSYPNRLENNFERFNFLDYPELTFEKPDMATFRNLALAYDSLRKGGNRACVLNAANEIVVDSFLNDKISFLGMSDVIEAVLEKVNYLVRPSLDDYIESDYEARRIAREIIIK from the coding sequence TTGAAGAAAAAAGGAATCGCTATTTTAGGTTCGACGGGTAGTATAGGTACACAAACCTTAGATGTGGTTCGCGCTTTTCCTAGTCATTTTAATGTTGTTGTATTAACCTGTGCTTCGAATGCTACGTTGCTCGTTGCTCAGGCTTTGGAATTTCTACCCCAAGCTGTTGTTATTATCAATGAAGACCTCCTTGATTTTGTTCGGTCAAAATTAAGTCATACTTCCATTGCTGTTTATGCAGGGATATCTGCATTGGAGGAAGTGGTACAGTTTGAAGCAATTGATGTTGTTTTAAATGCTATCGTGGGGGCCGCAGGATTAAGACCAACAGTGAAGGCGATTGAGAGCGGGAAAGATATCGCTCTTGCTAATAAAGAGACATTGGTTGTCGCTGGTGAGCTGGTTATGCAATTAGCTTCGAAACATCAGGTTAAGATGTTACCTGTGGATTCAGAGCATTCAGCAATCTTTCAGTGTTTGGCCGGGGAGGAAAAGAATCCTATTGAGAAAATTTACATCACGGCCTCTGGTGGTCCTTTTCGTGGAAAAGATCGTTCCTTTTTATCATCAGTTAAAAAGGAACATGCCTTAAAGCATCCAAACTGGGTAATGGGTGCCAAAATAACCATTGATTCGGCTTCTTTAATGAACAAAGGACTGGAAGTGATAGAAGCTAAATGGCTTTTTGACCTTGAAGTTGATCAAGTTGATGTTATTGTACATCCGCAGTCTATTGTGCATTCACTGGTGCAATTTCAAGATGGTTCTATGAAAGCGCAACTTGGATTGCCCGATATGAAATTGCCGATACAATATGCCTTGTCTTATCCCAATCGTTTGGAGAATAATTTTGAACGATTTAATTTCTTGGATTATCCGGAGCTGACTTTCGAAAAACCCGACATGGCAACTTTTAGAAATTTGGCTTTGGCCTACGATTCATTGCGGAAAGGTGGTAATCGTGCATGTGTTTTAAATGCAGCTAATGAAATTGTCGTTGATTCCTTTTTGAATGATAAGATTAGTTTCTTGGGGATGAGTGATGTTATCGAGGCTGTGTTGGAAAAAGTAAATTACCTTGTGAGACCAAGTCTAGATGACTATATTGAGTCGGATTATGAGGCAAGGAGAATTGCGAGAGAAATAATCATTAAGTAA
- a CDS encoding ABC transporter substrate-binding protein gives MISVQNHQLRLSGNKIALAVALALSLASCTTKKIGVLRSPSQRGEQGAASNNSGITTAEQAEEAKKLEAAKASENLKSQKSIALLLPFQLNHIGGMQPTAEDIKRSALALDFYQGFQLGLEELGEKGSKFNLQVIDSEDDNYRNTSLATSSSVKNANLIVGPIYPKEIRAFSRAIQDKNTLQISPLAATLASEFEVSNLVSLTPSIRVHSELMAKYVAKQFALGDVVLVYDIQDADSKQFLDSFMSEALGYNKDLQIKVVNSIAELNDNLVATGNNHIVCGTTNRNQIRTLLANMDVQTTEFGYGFKLYGHPNWAKLSFEDYMYMDRYELTLTTSTLVDERAEKTRKFDYNYKTKFQVAASDFSYKGYDAAIYFGGLLSKYGTDYVQYLVKESYSGISNDFSFDYFPKWGYVNRGIRFIVYRNNSFVRK, from the coding sequence ATGATATCAGTTCAAAACCACCAGCTACGATTGAGTGGGAATAAAATTGCTCTTGCAGTAGCATTGGCTTTAAGCCTTGCAAGCTGTACGACAAAAAAAATAGGCGTACTTCGCTCACCTTCTCAAAGAGGTGAGCAAGGTGCTGCTTCTAATAATAGTGGGATAACTACTGCTGAACAAGCAGAAGAAGCCAAAAAACTCGAAGCGGCTAAAGCGAGTGAAAATCTTAAAAGTCAAAAATCAATTGCTCTTCTTTTACCTTTTCAACTGAATCATATAGGTGGAATGCAGCCTACTGCTGAGGATATTAAAAGATCAGCTCTAGCGTTGGATTTTTATCAAGGTTTTCAATTGGGACTAGAAGAGCTAGGTGAGAAGGGTAGTAAATTTAATCTTCAGGTTATTGATTCTGAAGATGATAATTATAGAAACACCTCCTTAGCAACATCTTCTTCTGTGAAAAATGCGAACCTAATCGTGGGACCGATTTATCCAAAAGAGATTAGAGCATTTTCACGAGCGATTCAAGATAAAAATACGTTACAAATTTCTCCTTTAGCAGCGACTTTGGCTTCAGAATTCGAAGTTTCAAATTTAGTGTCTTTAACTCCTTCTATTCGAGTTCATTCTGAATTAATGGCCAAGTATGTAGCCAAGCAATTTGCTTTAGGGGATGTTGTATTGGTTTATGATATACAGGACGCTGATAGTAAACAGTTTTTAGACAGTTTTATGTCTGAAGCGCTGGGCTATAATAAAGATCTACAAATTAAAGTAGTGAATTCTATAGCTGAATTGAATGATAATCTAGTAGCAACTGGTAACAACCATATTGTTTGTGGTACAACAAATAGAAATCAAATTAGGACATTGTTAGCAAACATGGATGTGCAAACGACTGAATTTGGTTACGGGTTTAAATTGTACGGTCATCCAAATTGGGCTAAATTGTCATTTGAAGATTACATGTATATGGATCGTTACGAATTGACGTTGACTACCTCTACATTGGTCGATGAAAGAGCTGAAAAAACCCGCAAATTCGATTATAATTATAAAACTAAATTCCAAGTTGCTGCATCAGATTTTTCTTATAAAGGATATGACGCCGCTATTTATTTTGGTGGTCTTCTATCCAAATACGGTACAGACTATGTACAGTATCTCGTGAAGGAATCGTACTCTGGAATAAGCAATGATTTTAGTTTTGATTATTTTCCGAAATGGGGCTATGTGAACAGGGGAATTAGATTTATAGTATATCGTAATAATAGTTTTGTTAGAAAATAA
- a CDS encoding TlpA family protein disulfide reductase encodes MNPKTKKIIVNVVFAVFLLLLLWPTSRAYFQQGLMKIGLFKPSLEEPKKIDSASTIPTQNNISFKNDMGEVVHMTDLKGKVVFINFWATWCPPCIAEMPSIAVLYERLKDNKDVVFLIVEIEGESEKANKFMQGKQLTLPVYYPNSQIPQEWLGGSIPTTIIINKEGEIATKHEGLADYSRQDVSDFIIELTKK; translated from the coding sequence ATGAATCCAAAAACGAAAAAAATAATCGTTAACGTTGTATTTGCAGTCTTTCTTCTTTTATTATTATGGCCAACAAGTAGGGCGTATTTTCAGCAAGGCTTAATGAAAATCGGTTTGTTTAAGCCCTCTCTTGAGGAGCCTAAAAAAATAGATTCAGCGTCTACGATACCTACTCAGAATAACATTTCTTTTAAGAATGATATGGGAGAGGTCGTGCATATGACTGATTTGAAAGGGAAAGTGGTTTTTATCAATTTTTGGGCTACTTGGTGTCCTCCTTGTATTGCAGAGATGCCTTCAATTGCTGTTTTATACGAGCGGTTGAAAGATAATAAAGATGTTGTTTTTCTTATTGTGGAGATTGAAGGTGAGTCTGAAAAAGCAAACAAGTTTATGCAAGGTAAGCAATTAACTCTTCCTGTGTATTATCCAAATTCTCAGATTCCACAAGAATGGTTAGGCGGATCGATACCCACAACAATAATCATCAATAAAGAAGGCGAAATCGCGACTAAACATGAAGGTTTAGCCGATTATTCTCGTCAAGATGTCTCTGATTTTATAATTGAATTAACAAAAAAATAA
- the rseP gene encoding RIP metalloprotease RseP: MGVLIMVAQVILGLSILIVLHELGHFLAARAFGIKVEKFYLFFDAWGVKLFKFKYKDCEYGIGWLPLGGYVKIAGMIDESMDTEQLKGEPQDWEFRSKPAWQRLIVMLGGIIVNVIVGVIVFWMLTFKMGTTDIKNDQLVNGIVPGEIGKSIGLQVGDRILAIDGTKIENYSDLISSKLLMGGVDLTVNRGGIDTQVHVPADILNTIADKKDEKFIEPRMKMTAVAATQPGSEAVKMGFIKGDSIIAVDNTPIQFFDQFKDQLKGKVGKQIELKVIRDGQEQLLSGVVPADAILGFNVNPDQTLKTFTIHYSLLESLPMGAKKAFTVITDNAKGFGKIFKGEIRADKALSGPVGIAQLFGTEVDWVRFWSLVGMLSMALAFMNLLPIPALDGGHVVFLLIEMIQGKPLSEKFLEKAQMVGFFILLALMVFIFGNDIFKLFK, from the coding sequence ATGGGTGTTTTAATTATGGTGGCGCAAGTTATTTTAGGCTTGTCAATTTTAATTGTATTGCATGAGTTAGGTCACTTTTTAGCGGCTAGGGCTTTTGGAATCAAAGTAGAAAAATTTTATTTGTTTTTTGATGCTTGGGGTGTCAAATTATTCAAATTTAAATATAAAGACTGTGAGTATGGTATTGGTTGGTTGCCTTTAGGTGGTTACGTTAAGATTGCGGGTATGATCGATGAATCGATGGATACTGAGCAGTTGAAAGGTGAACCACAGGATTGGGAATTCCGTTCCAAACCAGCTTGGCAACGTTTAATTGTCATGTTGGGTGGTATTATTGTCAATGTGATTGTTGGTGTCATTGTATTTTGGATGTTAACATTCAAAATGGGGACTACCGATATTAAAAATGATCAATTGGTGAATGGTATTGTACCAGGAGAAATTGGTAAATCAATTGGGTTGCAGGTAGGAGATCGTATACTGGCCATCGATGGGACTAAGATTGAAAACTATTCTGATTTGATCAGTTCTAAATTATTGATGGGGGGAGTTGACTTGACGGTAAACCGTGGAGGTATCGATACTCAGGTACACGTTCCTGCAGATATTTTGAATACAATTGCAGATAAGAAGGATGAGAAGTTTATAGAACCCCGTATGAAAATGACTGCTGTTGCAGCTACACAACCAGGTTCTGAAGCAGTAAAAATGGGCTTTATCAAAGGGGATAGTATTATTGCTGTTGATAATACACCTATCCAGTTTTTTGACCAATTTAAGGATCAATTAAAAGGGAAAGTTGGAAAGCAGATAGAATTGAAAGTTATTCGTGATGGCCAAGAACAATTATTAAGTGGTGTGGTTCCAGCGGATGCGATTTTGGGTTTTAATGTCAATCCAGATCAAACACTTAAAACATTTACAATACACTATAGCCTATTAGAATCTTTACCAATGGGTGCAAAGAAAGCATTTACTGTTATTACAGATAATGCAAAAGGGTTTGGTAAAATATTTAAGGGTGAAATTCGTGCAGATAAAGCACTTTCTGGACCTGTTGGTATAGCACAGTTATTTGGAACAGAAGTGGATTGGGTACGTTTTTGGTCATTGGTAGGTATGTTGTCGATGGCCTTAGCATTTATGAATCTATTACCTATTCCTGCTTTAGATGGAGGGCATGTTGTTTTCCTTTTGATTGAAATGATACAAGGAAAGCCGCTTAGTGAGAAGTTCTTAGAAAAAGCACAAATGGTAGGATTCTTTATTTTGCTGGCTTTGATGGTATTCATTTTTGGAAATGATATTTTTAAATTATTTAAGTAA
- a CDS encoding RluA family pseudouridine synthase: MRENETRLFKFPKFSDLIVFEDDNLIVINKPPFVASLDEREGGEVNILRLAKKYHADAQVCHRLDKETSGLLLIAKNPETYRSVSIEFERRRVNKVYHAIIAGTHTFTDLKVELPILNQGSKNVSIDRVNGKAATTIFNSLRYFNHFTLVECKPITGRMHQIRIHLATQKAAIVGDDMYHGKPVYLSQIKKRGFTLSKNEEEQPIMKRFALHSRYVDFTIDGKKFEFEAPYPKDFATLLKQLEKFDS, translated from the coding sequence ATGAGAGAAAACGAGACTCGCTTATTTAAATTTCCGAAATTTTCCGACCTTATTGTATTTGAAGATGACAATTTGATCGTTATTAATAAACCACCTTTTGTCGCTTCTTTGGACGAACGCGAGGGAGGGGAGGTCAATATATTACGCTTGGCGAAAAAATATCATGCTGATGCACAAGTTTGCCATCGATTAGATAAGGAAACATCGGGGCTGTTACTCATTGCTAAAAACCCTGAAACTTATCGCTCCGTTTCAATCGAATTTGAAAGACGTCGTGTTAATAAAGTATATCATGCCATTATTGCTGGGACGCATACTTTCACGGATCTAAAGGTCGAACTACCAATTTTAAATCAAGGTAGTAAAAATGTATCTATCGATCGTGTCAATGGTAAAGCGGCTACTACAATTTTTAATTCTTTACGTTATTTTAATCATTTTACTTTAGTGGAATGTAAACCAATTACGGGACGTATGCATCAAATCCGAATTCACCTGGCAACGCAAAAAGCTGCTATTGTAGGGGATGACATGTATCATGGAAAGCCTGTATATTTGTCGCAGATTAAAAAACGCGGATTTACTTTGTCCAAGAATGAAGAGGAACAACCGATTATGAAACGTTTTGCGTTGCATTCTAGGTATGTTGACTTTACAATTGATGGCAAGAAGTTTGAATTTGAAGCACCGTATCCCAAAGACTTTGCGACTTTACTGAAGCAATTAGAAAAGTTTGACTCTTAA
- a CDS encoding 30S ribosomal protein THX, producing the protein MGKGDIKTGKGKITNGSYGVRRPKNKARVNKTTKATEVTKEELPKAETAQ; encoded by the coding sequence ATGGGCAAAGGAGATATCAAAACCGGAAAAGGAAAAATCACAAATGGTTCTTATGGTGTTAGGCGACCAAAAAATAAAGCAAGGGTAAACAAGACAACCAAAGCAACTGAGGTAACAAAAGAAGAGCTACCTAAAGCTGAAACAGCACAATAA
- a CDS encoding RNA methyltransferase — MSDFSEKRVQQQIRNFERALDGYEGNEPFARYLTSFFKINKQMGSKDRKWTSRLCYNFFRLGKGAKQLSQQKRLVIAEYLCEKESPLVSLFEPEWNLDLTLEEKLTFLQDQNLLLLEDVFPFTNKLSPAIDQNIFIQSLFIQPDLFIRVKKGKEKFVKAIFEAEQIIYHFISDQTIALANGTSLQRFKDLEGVIEVQDLSSQRTVEFMSAFPKENWWDACAASGGKALLFLDKYPTTNLMVSDIRMSILRNLDERFERAGIQNYRKKIVDLTKDTTPILGAELFDGIIVDAPCTGSGTWGRSPENISYFNAKKIEDFSALQKDIVKNASLHLKAGKPLVYITCSVFEKENEDVIDYIQKELGYTLDSYKVLKGYTEKADSMFVARLIKL; from the coding sequence ATGAGTGATTTTAGTGAAAAAAGAGTACAGCAGCAAATTCGTAATTTTGAAAGAGCACTGGATGGTTATGAAGGGAATGAGCCGTTTGCACGTTATCTCACTTCATTTTTTAAAATAAACAAGCAAATGGGCTCAAAAGACCGTAAATGGACTTCCCGTTTGTGTTATAATTTTTTTAGATTAGGAAAGGGTGCAAAACAGCTTTCGCAACAAAAAAGACTTGTCATCGCTGAGTATTTATGTGAAAAAGAAAGCCCTCTTGTTTCATTGTTTGAACCGGAATGGAATTTGGATTTGACATTAGAAGAGAAATTAACTTTTCTACAGGACCAGAATTTATTGCTCTTGGAAGATGTTTTTCCATTTACTAATAAGCTATCGCCAGCAATCGATCAAAATATTTTTATTCAAAGTCTGTTTATCCAACCCGATTTATTCATTCGCGTAAAGAAAGGTAAAGAAAAGTTTGTGAAAGCTATTTTTGAAGCTGAGCAGATTATTTATCACTTTATCTCCGATCAAACTATTGCTTTGGCTAATGGTACCTCTTTGCAAAGATTCAAAGATTTGGAAGGTGTGATTGAGGTGCAAGACCTTTCTTCACAACGTACTGTTGAATTTATGAGTGCTTTTCCTAAAGAAAACTGGTGGGATGCATGTGCAGCCTCAGGTGGTAAGGCATTATTGTTTCTTGATAAATATCCAACAACAAATCTGATGGTGTCCGATATTCGTATGAGTATTTTGCGTAATCTTGATGAACGTTTTGAAAGGGCTGGAATCCAAAATTATCGCAAGAAGATAGTCGATTTGACGAAAGATACAACACCTATTTTAGGAGCGGAGCTTTTCGATGGAATTATTGTAGATGCTCCTTGTACGGGGTCTGGTACCTGGGGACGAAGCCCTGAGAATATCAGTTATTTTAATGCGAAAAAGATTGAAGATTTTTCTGCTTTGCAAAAAGATATCGTTAAAAATGCTTCGTTGCATCTGAAAGCTGGAAAACCTTTGGTTTATATCACTTGTTCGGTTTTTGAAAAAGAAAACGAGGATGTTATTGACTATATCCAAAAAGAATTGGGCTATACACTAGACTCATATAAAGTGTTAAAAGGATATACTGAAAAAGCAGATAGTATGTTTGTAGCCCGCTTAATTAAACTGTAA
- the guaA gene encoding glutamine-hydrolyzing GMP synthase, with protein sequence MPEKIIILDFGSQYTQLIARRVRELNVYCEIHPFNKLPEFDETVKGVILSGSPSSVRQENAPQIDFKSIQERFPLLGVCYGAQYIAQKSGGEVLPSEIREYGRANLQFVNAENELLAGVPVQSQVWMSHGDTIKEVPSNFEIIASTDKVRVAAYHIVGTKTYGIQFHPEVTHSTDGAVLLKNFVVNICGCAQEWTPDAFAETSVASLKAQLGDDHVILALSGGVDSTVAAVLLHQAIGKNLHCIFVDHGLLRKDEFEQVLDSYKNMGLNIKGINAKELFFGRLAGVSDPEQKRKIIGNSFIDVFDEAAKEIQKELPEGVEAKWLGQGTIYPDIIESVSVNGPSATIKSHHNVGGLPDYMKLKVVEPLKALFKDEVRRVGKTLGVDPAILGRHPFPGPGLGIRILGDITEDRVRIVQEADDIYIRNLKEAGWYDKVWQAGTIFLPVRSVGVMGDERTYEHVVSLRAVGSLDGMTADWIHLPYDLLAKISNEIINHVKGINRVVYDISSKPPATIEWE encoded by the coding sequence ATGCCAGAAAAAATTATAATTCTTGACTTTGGTTCGCAATACACGCAATTGATCGCGCGTCGTGTAAGAGAACTTAATGTGTATTGTGAAATTCACCCTTTCAACAAATTACCTGAATTTGATGAGACTGTAAAAGGAGTAATCCTTTCAGGAAGTCCATCTTCAGTGAGACAAGAGAATGCACCACAAATTGATTTTAAATCAATTCAGGAGCGTTTCCCTTTATTAGGCGTTTGTTATGGTGCACAATATATCGCTCAAAAATCAGGAGGTGAAGTTTTACCTTCGGAGATTCGTGAATACGGACGTGCCAATTTGCAATTTGTGAATGCTGAGAATGAATTATTAGCAGGTGTACCGGTACAATCTCAGGTATGGATGTCACATGGTGATACCATCAAAGAGGTTCCTTCAAATTTTGAAATTATCGCGAGTACTGATAAAGTTCGAGTTGCAGCTTACCATATTGTTGGTACAAAAACTTACGGTATTCAGTTCCACCCAGAAGTTACTCACAGTACAGATGGAGCAGTTTTGTTGAAAAACTTTGTCGTTAACATTTGTGGATGTGCTCAAGAGTGGACTCCTGATGCATTTGCAGAAACTAGTGTTGCATCATTGAAAGCACAATTGGGTGATGATCACGTTATTTTAGCATTATCTGGCGGTGTCGATTCTACTGTTGCAGCTGTATTATTGCACCAAGCAATTGGGAAAAATTTACATTGTATATTTGTAGACCACGGTTTGTTACGTAAAGATGAATTCGAACAGGTATTGGATTCGTATAAAAACATGGGCCTTAATATCAAAGGCATAAATGCAAAAGAGTTATTCTTCGGTCGTTTAGCTGGTGTTTCTGATCCAGAGCAAAAACGTAAAATCATTGGAAATTCATTTATTGATGTATTTGATGAGGCTGCGAAGGAAATTCAAAAAGAATTACCTGAAGGTGTTGAAGCAAAATGGTTAGGTCAAGGTACTATTTATCCTGATATTATTGAATCAGTATCGGTAAATGGCCCATCTGCAACGATTAAATCGCATCATAATGTTGGCGGATTGCCAGATTATATGAAATTGAAAGTGGTTGAGCCTTTGAAAGCTTTATTTAAAGATGAGGTAAGACGTGTTGGTAAAACATTAGGTGTTGATCCAGCTATCCTTGGGAGACATCCTTTTCCTGGACCTGGCTTGGGAATTCGTATCTTAGGTGATATTACCGAAGACCGTGTTCGTATTGTGCAAGAAGCTGATGATATTTACATTCGTAATTTAAAAGAAGCGGGTTGGTATGATAAAGTTTGGCAAGCTGGCACGATTTTTCTTCCAGTTCGTTCAGTAGGCGTTATGGGTGATGAACGTACATATGAGCATGTCGTTAGTTTACGTGCAGTAGGTTCATTAGACGGTATGACTGCAGATTGGATTCACTTACCCTATGACTTATTGGCTAAGATTTCAAATGAAATTATCAACCATGTCAAAGGCATTAATAGAGTTGTATATGATATCAGTTCAAAACCACCAGCTACGATTGAGTGGGAATAA
- a CDS encoding YwbE family protein, with protein sequence MDGKTRATIKPGMLVNIILKKDQRSGELTEGIVKDLLTSAPYHHRGIKVRLMDGQIGRVAEIIEDDF encoded by the coding sequence ATGGATGGAAAAACTAGAGCAACGATTAAACCAGGGATGTTGGTTAACATTATCTTGAAAAAAGATCAACGTTCCGGAGAACTTACAGAAGGTATCGTAAAAGATTTATTGACTTCGGCACCTTATCATCACAGAGGAATAAAGGTTCGTTTAATGGATGGTCAAATAGGTCGAGTTGCAGAGATTATTGAAGACGATTTTTAA